GGTTCCTGCTTTCACTTGATGAACCGGAGAATAAGACTTCAGATATTCGAACATTTCTTTGCTGTCTTCTGCTGTTCCATAATCATAAGACCAACCAGCCCCTGCCGTGAATTTGTTATACCTCAACATATCCAAAACCCCAACACCTGGGAAAGCTACTTTTGCCAAATCTGGTCTGATGGTCATCGTAGCACCAACCAGAAGTCCACCGTTGGAACGGCCGGAAAGCGCCATATATTCCTTCGTAGTATAACCTTTCGACTGTAAGTATTCTCCAGCAGCAATAAAGTCATCAAATACGTTTTTCTTTTGTTGTTTAGTTCCTGCATCGTGCCATTTTTTACCATATTCTCCACCGCCTCGGATGTTTGGAACAGCGTAGATTCCGCCATTTTCCATCCAGATGGCATTCACCACAGAGAAACTTGGCTGAAGACTGATGTTGAAACCTCCATAGGAATAAAGGATTGTTGGATTTTTCCCATCCAGCTTAGTTCCTTTTTTGTAGTTGATCATCATTGGAACTTTGGTTCCGTCTTTTGATGTGTAGAAAACCTGCTCAGAAACATAATCTTCTGGATTGAATTTCACTTTCGGTTTTTGATAGATTTCTGATTTACCAGAAGCAACATTGTATTTATAAATCGTTCCAGGTGTGATATAATTGGTAAAAGAATAGTAAATGTCTTTATCTTCTTTTTTACCTCCAAATCCGGAAACAGTTCCTTTTCCTGGCAACGTGATTTCTCTGACCAATTTTCCTGTTTTATCAAATTGCTTTACAAGGCTGATTGCATCTTTCATATATTTCCCGAAAAAATAGCCGCCAGCTTCAGAGATGCTCAATACATTTTCCGTTTCTGGGATGACATCTTTCCAGTTTTCAGGACTTGGATTTTTGATGCTCACTTTTACCAATCTCATATTCGGTGCATCTTTGTCCGTGAAGATGAACAAGTCGTCGCCTTGCGTATCTACAATATCAGCATTGATGTCAAAACCTTTGTTGATTTGGACAAAATCGCCTCCGTTTTTCAAATCTTTGATAAATAACTCATTTCCATTAGTTGCATTAGCTCCGGAAATAATCAGGAATCTTTGGTCTTCTGAAACATCAGCCGAAATATATCTTCTTGGTATTTTTTCACCACCAAAAATCAATTGGTCTTCAGACTGTTTTGTGCCGAGTTTGTGGAAATAAACTTTGTGCTTATCCGTCATTCCGGAAAGAACTGTTCCTTCTTTCGGTTTGTCGTAGCTGGAGTAATAGAAACCTTCGTCACCTTTCCAGGCAATACCACTAAATTTCACATCAAGCAACGTTTCATCAATTTGTTTCTTGGAAATCGCATCGATAATGATGATTTTGTTCCAGTCACTTCCGCCTTCTGAGATAGAATAGGCAGCAAGATTTCCTTTTTTGTTGAATGATAGATTGGAAAGTGATGTGGTTCCTTTCTCAGAAAAAGTATTGGGGTCAAGGAAAACCTCGATATTTTTGGTCTTAAGTCCGGTTCTGTAAATCACAGATTGAGCCTGCAAACCATTATTTTTGGAATAATAAGTATAATCGCCTTCTTTGAACGGTGCAGAGATTTTTTCATAATTCCAGATATCTCTCAATTGACTTTTGATGGTTTCTCTGAAAGGGATTTTGGAAAGATAATTCTGGCAGTACGCTACTTCTTCATCCACCCATTTTTTAGTCGCATCGGAATCGTTTTCCAAATCGCGATAAACATCTGCCACCTGAGTTCCGAAATAGTTATCGACTTGAGTTCCTTTTACGGCCTTGGGATAATTTGATTTTGACATAGATTGAGCTTGGACACCAACATAAAAAACAACGGCTGCTGTTGCAAAGATTGATTTTACTTTCATTTTTAATTTTTTGAATGTTTCCAAAAATAATGAAATTCTTTGGACAATTATCGAACGAGGATCAAACAAAGGATATAAAAACAGATATAGAATGGATATACAACTATCGAACAAAGGATATACAAGGGATATACAACCAACTACATTATATTAAATAAAAAATTAACTGTCTGAATATCATAAATTTACAACATTGATATTATCGCTCGGTTTAGCTGTTAGAAATC
The genomic region above belongs to Epilithonimonas zeae and contains:
- a CDS encoding prolyl oligopeptidase family serine peptidase; this translates as MSKSNYPKAVKGTQVDNYFGTQVADVYRDLENDSDATKKWVDEEVAYCQNYLSKIPFRETIKSQLRDIWNYEKISAPFKEGDYTYYSKNNGLQAQSVIYRTGLKTKNIEVFLDPNTFSEKGTTSLSNLSFNKKGNLAAYSISEGGSDWNKIIIIDAISKKQIDETLLDVKFSGIAWKGDEGFYYSSYDKPKEGTVLSGMTDKHKVYFHKLGTKQSEDQLIFGGEKIPRRYISADVSEDQRFLIISGANATNGNELFIKDLKNGGDFVQINKGFDINADIVDTQGDDLFIFTDKDAPNMRLVKVSIKNPSPENWKDVIPETENVLSISEAGGYFFGKYMKDAISLVKQFDKTGKLVREITLPGKGTVSGFGGKKEDKDIYYSFTNYITPGTIYKYNVASGKSEIYQKPKVKFNPEDYVSEQVFYTSKDGTKVPMMINYKKGTKLDGKNPTILYSYGGFNISLQPSFSVVNAIWMENGGIYAVPNIRGGGEYGKKWHDAGTKQQKKNVFDDFIAAGEYLQSKGYTTKEYMALSGRSNGGLLVGATMTIRPDLAKVAFPGVGVLDMLRYNKFTAGAGWSYDYGTAEDSKEMFEYLKSYSPVHQVKAGTCYPSTMIITSDHDDRVVPAHSFKFGAELQEKQSCNNPILLRIEKNAGHGAGRSTEQVIGENADLLSFALFEMGIKSLKK